The Haloplanus sp. GDY1 genomic sequence TGCGGGTTCGTGGATGTGGCCGCCGTAGCCGATGACGTGGTGGTCGCCGCCCGCGGCGACGATGTCGGGGGCGTACGCCGTCGTCTCGTCGGCACCGACGAAATCGAGCACCTGCTTGGCGCCGACGCCGTCGGTGATCGCCTCGATCTCGGCGGCTACGTCCGCGCTCGACGGGTCGACGGTGTGGCTCGCGCCGAGGTCGGTCGCGAGGTCGCGAGCCGCCGGCTTGAGGTCCAGCGCCGTGATCTCGGCGGCGCTCATGGCGTCGAGACACTGCAGGCCGATGTGGCCGAGGCCGCCCACGCCGATGACGACGGCGTGATCGCCGGGGGCGAGTTCGCGAACCGCCCGCTTGGCGGCGTGGTAGGCGGTGATGCCGGCGTCGGCGTGGGGGGCGATGTCGGCCGGATCGACGCCGCCGGGTAGCGGGATGACCGCTCGCTCGTTCGTGTGGAGATACTCCGCGAACCCGCCGTCGGTCGTCAGGCCGGGAAACTGCGCGTTCTCGCAGTACATGTCCTCGCCGAGGCGGCAGGGGCGGCAGGTGCCACAGGTCATGTGGGGGTGACAGATCACCCGGTCGCCGGGGTCGACGATGTCGACGTTCTCGCCCACCTCCGCGACGGTCCCCGCGTTCTCGTGGCCGAGGGTCAGCGGCAGGTCCTGTGGCGCGTAGTCGGTCCACATCCCCTCGATGATGTGATTGTCTGTCTGACACCATCCGGCCCCCTCCACCTCCACGACGACGGCGTCTGGGTCGGCGGCGGCCGGGCGCGCCACCTCGTCGATGGACAGCGCGTCGCTCATGTCCTCCGTGTACTCGTGCAGTCGTGCGGCGAGCATGTGCGGGTGGTTCGCTCCCGACGGCAAAAGCGTTGCTCCGACGACAATCACGAACGACCACAACAGTTATTTGTCAACATTCCTCACGGACGGTCGTACCATGTACGAGTACGAGGGCGAGGACGTGTTCGTCATCGACTCCCACCTCCACCTGTGGGACGCCACCGAGGAGAACATCGTCCACGAGGGCGGGGAGCAGTTCATCCAGTGTTTCTACGACTACCACACCGCGTTCACCCCGGAGGAAAAGCAGTGGTCGCTGGAGGAGTACCGGAAGTACGGCGCCGACCGGATGATGGAGGACCTGTTCGGATCGGCCGCGGTGGACATGGGCATCTTCCAGCCCACCTACCTCACCGACTTCTACGACGAGGGGTTCAACACGACCGAGCAGAACGCCGAACTCGCCGAGGAGTACCCCGAGCGGTTCGTCCTCAACGGCACCTTCGACCCCCGGGACGGCGAGGAGGGGCTGGCGTATCTGGAGGAACTGAACGAGAAGTACGACCTGCAGGGCGTGAAACTCTACACGGCGGAGTGGCGCGGCGACTCGAAGGGGTGGCGCCTCGACAGCGAGGAGTCCTTCAGGTTCCTGGAGAAGTGCGCCGAACTCGGAATTCGGAACATCCACCCGCACAAGGGGCCGACCATCCGGCCGCTCAACCGCGACGCCTTCGACGTCGCCGACGTCGA encodes the following:
- a CDS encoding amidohydrolase family protein; this translates as MYEYEGEDVFVIDSHLHLWDATEENIVHEGGEQFIQCFYDYHTAFTPEEKQWSLEEYRKYGADRMMEDLFGSAAVDMGIFQPTYLTDFYDEGFNTTEQNAELAEEYPERFVLNGTFDPRDGEEGLAYLEELNEKYDLQGVKLYTAEWRGDSKGWRLDSEESFRFLEKCAELGIRNIHPHKGPTIRPLNRDAFDVADVDDAATSFPELNFVVEHVGLPRLDDFCWIAAQEPNVYGGLAVAAPMAVHRPRKFGEIMGELLFWLGEDRLLFGSDYALWNPDWLVDVVMNAELTDEQRDEYGVELDLETKRKIMGENAARLYDIDIEEKKEQFRSDDVTEEFGLGDHYAGETSATPADD
- a CDS encoding NAD(P)-dependent alcohol dehydrogenase; the encoded protein is MLAARLHEYTEDMSDALSIDEVARPAAADPDAVVVEVEGAGWCQTDNHIIEGMWTDYAPQDLPLTLGHENAGTVAEVGENVDIVDPGDRVICHPHMTCGTCRPCRLGEDMYCENAQFPGLTTDGGFAEYLHTNERAVIPLPGGVDPADIAPHADAGITAYHAAKRAVRELAPGDHAVVIGVGGLGHIGLQCLDAMSAAEITALDLKPAARDLATDLGASHTVDPSSADVAAEIEAITDGVGAKQVLDFVGADETTAYAPDIVAAGGDHHVIGYGGHIHEPAQALVDGEFDYRGTLVGRYTELQELVALVDQGEVELRTSRYGLDEINTVAERLEHGDIEGRAVIVPS